acccccacccccaccccagcatctCATTTGCTTCATCCTAGTCCAGCCCCCTGGTCTTGTGTCTGGCTGGATCTTAGCCTTGCCTTCACTACCTCCAAGATCTTAGGTGAATTATTTGAGCTCTTCAAGTCTCAATTGTTTCTGCAAAATGGTTGGATACTGTTTACCTCCTGCCTCACAAGATTGTGTGAGAAATGAGATATATGATATATCAAGCAGAGTGCCTGGAATATCACAGGTGTACATTcaatttagtttcctttttttgtatattttttattggagttcgatttgccaacatataacacccagtgcttaaatcgaactccaataataaaaaaaaaaacctcccagtgctcatcccatcaagggcccccctcagtggccatcacccagtcaccccattcccctgcccacctccctttccactaccccttgtttgtttcccagagttaggagtctctcatgttctgtcaccctctctgatatttcccactcattttccctcctttcccctataatgcctttcactattttttatattccctgtatagtgaaaccatataatgattgtcctctccaattgacttacttcactcagcataataccctccagttccatccatgttgcagcaaatggtgggtattcgttgtttctaatggctcagtaatattccattgtgtatatagaccacatcttctttatccattcatctttcagtgggcaccgagtttggctattgtggacattgctgctataaacattggggtgcaggtgtctcagtctttcactgcatctgtatctttggggtaaatccccagtagtgcaattgctgggtcgtaggatagttctatttttaactctttaaaaaaaaaagattttatttatttattcgtgagagacagagagagagagagagagagagagagagaggcagagacacaagcagagggagaagcaagctccatgcagggagcctgacatgggactggatcctgggactccaggaacacgccctgggccaaaggcaggactaaaccgctgagccacctgggctgccctttatttttaactttgaggaacctccacacaattttccagagtggctgtatcagttcacattcccaccaacaatgcaagagggtttccctttctcctcatcctctccaacatttgttgtttcctgtcttgttaatcttCACCATtctctggtgtgaggtggtatctcattatggttttgatttgtatttccctgatggcaagtgatgcagagcattttctcagtgctttttggccatgtctttgtctttggtgaattttctgttcatgtcttctactcatttcatgattggattgtttgtttctttggtgttgagtttaagaagttctttatagatcttggaaactagccctttatctgatatgccatttgcaaatatcttctctcattctgtaggttgtcttttagttttgttgactgtatcctttgctgtgcaaaagcttcttatcttgatgaagtcccaatagttcatttttgcttttgtttcctttgccttcatagatgtatcttgcaagaagttactgtggccaagtcaaaaagggtgttgctcatgttctcccctaggattttgatggattcctgtctcacatttagatctttctaccattttgagtttatctttgtgtgtggtgtaagagaatggtctagtttcatccttttgcatgtggctgtccaattttcccagcaccatttattgaagacactgtcctttttctagtggatagtctttcctactttgttgaagaggagttgaccatagagttgagggtccacttctgggttctttattctgttccattgaactatgtatctgtttttgtgccagtatcacactgtcttgatgatcacagctttgtagtacaacctgaaatccggcattgtgatgtctccggctctggttttctttttcaatattcccctggctattcggggtcttttggaagaattaatattgtgaaaatgtctatgctacccagggaaatttacacattcaatgcaatccctttcaaaatgccatggactttctttagagagttggaacaaataatcttaagatttgtgtggatttAATCTAGTTTCTTTATCCTTTCTAGCTTACTGCCTCAAAAAAGGCACTACAAGGGAAGTAGGCAGAACCTGGATAATAATGAACCTTTTATGTTTTGCTAGCAGTTTAGACTTTATCTAGAACAGTGGCTCTCAAACTTATGCCAACAGCATCAATATCGCTTGGGAAtttattagaaatgtaaatttcaggggcacctgggtggctcaatcagttaagcatctgccttcagctcaggtcatgatcctggagacctggaatacagtcccacatcaggctccctgctcagctgggagtctgctcctccctctgccccttacctcaCTCCTACTCACccgctcgctcactctctcactcactctcacacacacacactctctctctctcaaataaataaaatcttaagaaaaaaggaaacagcaaTAGGTGtgattgaatgaatgagagaTGAGAAATATTCAAGACTGAAGACACTGAGTCTCATTTAGGGagttattttgttaaaaaagaagttaCTCAAATCTGAACAAATTAGTGGAAGTGATAATGAATAGGAGATAGGCTTGCAATTACTCAGCAGAAATAATGTAACTTTGAAGCTTCTTAAGTGAGAGTTTTTGTCTTGCCATCTCTATCTGCAGAACTTGGGATATTATCTGTGTTGTTGCAGGTAATCAATAAATGCTCGCTTTTAAGTGACTGAATCCAGGATATGTCCTACTCTACCTATATTTAAGTGATATGATTGggtataatttttgtttataagaAAAAACTTATTTCCTTGCATATGGAAGATGAGCAAAACAAGTGATTCAGGGCTGCTTGGCCCTTGATATaccaagaaaaaatagataacttGGATTTTTCTCTCTGTAACATTCCTTTATTTGGTGTCTAATTTTAGCAATTTGGCCAAATGTGAGTATTTGGGGAGCTCATAAGATTCACTGAATCCAAGATAATGGCCCTttgtttttattgccaaatatgaAGCAATGTATGAAGTGTCCAGACAATCAATACCCAATTAGTGATCTGGTCATTGTCTCTTAAAGGTTGTGATTTTCTTGGGCCCTGAAGATCTTTGGGGTTGGTGCTTGCTTGTACAGCCCTTACAACTCTGGTTCTTGGGATTTTTGTGAAATATAGGGAAATTCCCATGTCAAAGCTAATAACCAATCTCTCAGTTACATCCTGTTCATTTACCTCATCctgtgctccctctgctccttactCTTCCTTGGCCATCCCATTACTGCCACCTGCATCCTCCAACAAATGACACTTGGAGTCCTGTTCACTGTGGCTATTTCCACCAttttggcaaaaaagaaaaatctctgtagTTCTGGCTTTCAAGATCACAACACCAGGGAGAAAGGTGAGGCAGTGGTTACTATTAGGGGCAACCAAGTCTGCCATTCCCATCTACTCACTGATTCCTTGTGTGCAGTAAGAGCTCTGTCATTATGTTCTACCATTCCTTAGGATATTCGGGTCCCTTGGCCCTTGCAAGCTTCACCTTGGCTTTCCTGGCCAGGAGCCTCCCTGACACTTCCACTGAAACCAAGTTCCTGACATTCAGCATACTGATGTTCTCTAGTGCCTGAATCACATTCCTCCCTGTGTATAATAGCACCAAAGGGAAGGTCACGGAAGCTGTAGATATCTTTTCTATCTGGGCTTCCAGTGCTGGGTTACTAGGAACCATCTTTGCTTCAAAGTGCTGGAATATTCTCCCAAAGCCAACTAAGAAAAACTTGCCAAGATTAAGTGGTAAAACAAATTctaggagaggggcacctgggtggctcagtcagttaaactcactcttgatttggctcaggatcatgagatcaagccccacatggggctcagcgTGAAAttcacttgagattctctctccgtctccttctgcccctccctccacttgcacacacactctctctaaaataaataaataaataaataaataaataaataaataaataaataaatcttattaaaacaactctagaagaaaatattttaaggctcTATTTCgtgatttcataaaatatttagaaaggcTGAAAATTAAGCAGTATTTGATCATTCTCTCCCCACATCTTGACATGGATATATACATGCTCTATATCATTTTCCCCCTGGTTTGAAATGTCATTACTATAAACTAAAttcttatatataaatttgtgtTCTGAATTCACTATTCtttcattgattctttccttGAATGAATTTCCTGGATTTCATAGCATGTTCTGACAGCTGATAGTACCTGTTCTTCATGGTTGctctttttcagttattttgtgCTTATTCTTACAGATTTTCTCTGTGATTTGACTTTTTGAATTGTCTTGGTAGATTCCATAATACATACTAAGAGATTTGAACTATAATCATTTTGAATTTAAAGATTAAGTTGTGGAAGGGAATGTGCTTTatctccattttcattttcacttgatttattaatgttttgttatattttctgattGGTTATTTGAGTTGAGTAGTGCATTGTTTCTTGTACATTTCTTGAGCTTACTTGTTGGTTCCAGTTAATTATAAGTTGATTCTCTTGGACATCTAATATATGTAaactaatataataaaatgtttctgcTCAAGTTTTATCCGTCTAATTATATTGGCAAAATCATATAATGCTTAATAGTAGTAGTAATTGTGGGCTTTGTATTTTTCTTGGCTTTTGTGGGaatgtttttggtattttttccattaaaatttatgTTATAGTAGGCTTTGGGatcatacctttttttaaaactaaatgaatATTTCATTAATGATGAAAGTGCTTTGTGTTCAACCCAACctaatttttttacataaatttttaaaattattatgaaatgcacataacaaaatttactattaactatttttaagtgttcgGTTcacactcatacatggaatataagaaatagtgaaagtaattataagggaaaggaggggaactgaaggGGAAaagttagagagagagacaaaccatgagagactcctaactctgggaaacaaacaaagggttgtggaaagggaggtgggtgggggaatgaggtagctgggtgatgggcactgaggggggcacttgatgggatgagcactgggtgttatactatatgttggcaaattgaatttaaatttttaaaaaagtgttcaaTAGTGTTAAGTAGCTTCACATTGTGGGCAACCAATCGCCATAATGAATAGACAGAATGATatccaggtccatccatattgctgtaaatggcaggatttccttccttttatggcTAAATTAAATtcctctgtgtatatgtgtgtgtgtgtgtgtgtgtgtgtgtgtgtgtgtacacgtgcatTTTTCTTTACCCAGTAATCAATCCATAGATGGATGTTGGACATTTAGAtcatttccatgtcttggctattataaataatgctgcaataaacctGGGGTGATAGTAATTTCACTTCCTTTGGATATACACCCAGAactagaattgctggatcatatggtagttctatttttaatttcttgaggaacctctatactgttttcagTAGTAGCTGTACTGCTTTAcactcctaccaacagtgcacaagggttctctttgctccttttctccacatccttgccagcacttatatatttttggtaatagccattcaAACAGGTGTGGGGGAGTATTTCAtcgtggtttttgttttgttttgtttttctttttttgtttattttttattggcgttcgatttgccaacatatagcataacacccagtgctcatcccatcaactgcccccctcagtgcccatcacccagtcacccccaaccccctgcccacctctgtctgtttccaccaccccttatttgtttcccagagttaggaatctctcatgttctgtctcccttactgatatttcccactcattttctctcctttcccctttattccctttcactattttttatattccccaaatgaacgagatcatataatgtttgtccttctccgattgacttacttcacttagcatactaccctccatttccatccatgttgaagcaaatggtgggtatttgtcatttctaatggctgagtaatattccattgtatgcatagaccacatcttctttatccatttatctttagatggacatcgaggctccttccacagtttggctattgtggacattgctgctataaacattgggtgcaggtgtcctgccatttcactgcatctgtatctttggggtaaatccccagcagtgtaattgctgggtcgtagggcagctctatttttaactctttgaggaacttccacacagttttccagagtggctgtaccagttcacatttccaccaacagtgcaagagggttcccctttcttcattgtggttttgatttgcatttcctttatttttaaggatgttgagcatctttttatatgcctgttagccatttgcatgtcttctttggaaactaTTTAGttcctctgaccatttttaaatcagattttttttttttttgctattgagttagatgagttccttatacattttggatcattaaccccttatcagatatatgatttccaaatattttctcctattctgtagattgccttttcattttgctaatattttctttgtgcagaagttttatggtttgatatagtcccatttttttgtctttgtttttgttgccttggcttttggtatcaaatccaaaaactcattgccaagactgatgtcaaggagactaccccctacattttcttctagtagttttatggtttcaggtcttactttCAAGTTTTTAATCCAATTTGAGCTGATATTTTTTCCTAATCATATCCCTAACAATtcgtgatactgagcatcttttcatgtgcttgttggccattggTATGActtgtttggagaaatgtctgttcaagccttttggtcattttttaaaaagattttatttattcattcatgagacagagagagagagagagaggcagaggcagaggcagagggagaagcaggctccacacagggagcctgatgtgggactcgatcccgggactccaggatcatgccctgggctgaaagcaggtgctaaaccactgagccacccaggcatcccccttttggtcatttttaaatcTGGTTATTTCATTGTTGCtctctcacaaacaaataaataaatctgtaaaaaacaaacaaacaaccttcCATTTatcaaaggacacaatcaacagaatgaaaaggcaatctatggaatgagagaaaagatttctaaaccatatatctgataagggattaatatctagaCTATATAAAGAATGATTATAATACTGAGATATAGTGTTATATCTCTTCTCAAGGGAAGCCCATACAACACTGTATTATTTACTTTTGGCAGATGCTAGTATTACATGAATAACCATCTAAATTTGGCTTATactgtttcattttcaaataatcttaaaGCATTCCTGACACGGTCATACTTGTATGTGTAGAAAGAGAGGTAGCAGTGGAACCACTTCTATCTACTTGGGACTGTGAGCTCACTGTTTGTGCAAAGCCCTTGCACCTTTGGAAACAACACAGGCACAGTTTCTATAAAAGTCCATTCTACTTGATACTGGAGTATTACTTGGCAAATCTAACCTTAGAGCTACATGGGTAAGATGGCACCCAACTAGTGGCTCATCTTATAGAATACCAGAAAGCTGTTTCTCAAAAGGAAAATGCTTTCTTGTGGAAAACGGCATAACTTGGCTCTCAAACTTAAAGTGTGATTCATCTGAAGAAGGTCCCAGAGATTCATGAGTTTTTTAACTCAGAGAGAAGCAAGATATAGAAATTTGTCTTTACTTTGGAATCCCTCAAACCATTAGACCCCAGAAAAGTTCACTGAGACATCAGACCTCTCTGCATTTGCAAGGGATTAACATTTGGCTGTCTGAGATCAAGGATATCTGCCAAGCCATCtattatattattcatttttataatctcTTCCCCTTTTTGAGTTAAATGTCATTAATGTCATGTGGGATAGTAAAACAATCTAGGTTCCTTTGTTTATTGTTCTATGCAACAAACAGCTCCTGAGTACTTTTTTCATGTCAGGCTCTTTTCTTGACTCTGGTGAGACAATAGTAAAGTAAGGTCCTTGCCCTCAACAGTTCACATCCTAGTAAgacatattataatataatataatataatataatataatataatataatataatatgtagcATTGTGCAAAATAGTATTATAAAATAGAAGCAGAGGACAGAAGATGTAGAgtgctgggtttttttcttttttaaaatttttatttaaattttaactggCTAACATACaatacaatattggtttcaggagtagaattcagtgattcatcacatactgcaatacccggtgctcatcacaagtgccatCCTTACAacccatcatccatctatcccactccccacccactgccctcCATCAACTcagagtttgttctctataattaagggtctcttatgatttttttccttctctttattttccccctaccgtatgttcatctgttttgtttcttaaactccatatatgagtgaaatcatatggtatttgtctttctctatctgacttatttcacttagagaAACATGTTTTGGcaaggtttttttaaagaaatcaaaaagaaataagggagtGTCTAGTAATTTCAGTggttgatcttggacttctcaacctccagaactgtgagaaaataaaatgtttgttgtttaagccacctaacctatggtatttttgttacagcagcccaaatggactacgATAATATTCTACGGTACTTAGATGACTGAGAGCAAATTAGAATACTGGAATTGTGTGTTAACCACTTCATTTTTGCAGTAGTCATCAGGGATCTGGACTCTTGAAAATCTTAGAGGCTTATGCAGATCAACTCAGGGAGCTTATCCCATTCCACTTTTATATTCAGGGCAATGGCAATTGCTGTCTCTGAGTGAGAATATCTCTCCCTAGTACTCTTCTCATAGCCTTAGCTATATCCTTATTCCGGAGAGTATAAATCAAAGGATTGAGGGTGGGAGTAATGATGCTATAAAACACAGAACCAACTTTGTCTTGCAATGGAGTACGCTGGGACCTGGGCCtcatatatgaaaagatgcaggCCCCAAACCAGAAAGAAACCACAATGAGGTGAGAGCTACAAGTAGCAAAGGCATTTCTCTTACTCCCAGCCGAATGCATCTGAATGATACTGTAGAGGATGAAGGCATAAGATGTAGAAACTAGGAAAATGGGGAAGAGGAGAAGTATGACACTGCTGATATACACTATGGTCTCATAAACAGTGATGTCTCCACACACCAACTTCACAACAGCTGGAAACTCACAGTAGAAGTGGTGGATTTTCCGAGACCCACAGAAAGGGAAATGCATCAAGATCACTGTGTGAATTAGAGAGTTTATGGATGCCCCCAACCATGACATGATAGCCATCATCAATCCCACCTTTCTGTTCATGAGAATGGTATAACGAAGTGGATGACAAATGGCAacatagcggtcataggacaTGAGAACTAAGAGAAGACACTCACCAC
This genomic window from Canis aureus isolate CA01 chromosome 8, VMU_Caureus_v.1.0, whole genome shotgun sequence contains:
- the OR2AE1 gene encoding olfactory receptor 2AE1 is translated as MWQRNQTFLADFILEGLFDDSLIHLFLFSLTILVFLIAVSGNTLTILLICADAQLHTPMYFLLSQLSLMDLMHVSTTIPKMATNYLSGKKTISFVGCATQHFLYLSLGGGECLLLVLMSYDRYVAICHPLRYTILMNRKVGLMMAIMSWLGASINSLIHTVILMHFPFCGSRKIHHFYCEFPAVVKLVCGDITVYETIVYISSVILLLFPIFLVSTSYAFILYSIIQMHSAGSKRNAFATCSSHLIVVSFWFGACIFSYMRPRSQRTPLQDKVGSVFYSIITPTLNPLIYTLRNKDIAKAMRRVLGRDILTQRQQLPLP